One genomic segment of Blastopirellula marina includes these proteins:
- a CDS encoding SDR family oxidoreductase, producing the protein MRKLENKTAIVTGGSRGIGANLCECLAAAGANVVVNYASNKNAADEVVFRIESAGGKAVAVQADVAQSADVTKLFDVAEETFGKVDILVNNAGVVHYKTIQDTTDEEFARLMQVNVNGAFYGMRKASVRLTDGGRVISISSSAARMFLPTYGPYCATKGAIEQLSRSLAKELGHRGITSNIVAPGPTETELFLGNNDEEKIDRMRKMAALGRLGKPEDMGPVVVFLASEDSGWITGQVIPVNGGTA; encoded by the coding sequence ATGCGCAAGTTGGAAAACAAGACCGCGATTGTCACCGGTGGTTCACGTGGAATTGGGGCCAATCTCTGCGAGTGTCTCGCGGCTGCCGGGGCGAACGTGGTGGTTAACTATGCCAGCAATAAGAACGCGGCCGACGAAGTTGTCTTTCGGATAGAATCGGCTGGCGGCAAGGCTGTGGCCGTGCAGGCAGATGTTGCGCAGTCGGCCGATGTCACGAAGTTATTTGACGTTGCTGAAGAGACATTCGGTAAAGTCGATATCCTGGTGAACAACGCTGGCGTCGTGCATTACAAGACGATTCAAGACACGACCGATGAGGAATTTGCCCGGTTAATGCAGGTCAACGTCAACGGCGCCTTTTATGGCATGCGCAAGGCATCTGTCCGCCTGACGGATGGAGGACGGGTTATCTCTATCTCCTCGTCGGCAGCACGCATGTTCCTGCCAACCTATGGTCCCTACTGTGCAACAAAAGGGGCGATCGAACAACTTTCGCGCAGCTTGGCCAAAGAATTAGGGCACCGCGGGATCACGTCGAATATCGTTGCACCAGGGCCAACGGAGACCGAATTATTTCTCGGTAACAACGACGAAGAAAAGATCGATCGCATGCGAAAGATGGCGGCTCTCGGACGGCTTGGGAAGCCGGAAGACATGGGGCCGGTCGTCGTATTTCTCGCCAGTGAAGATAGCGGCTGGATCACCGGTCAGGTCATTCCGGTGAATGGGGGTACCGCCTAG
- a CDS encoding carboxypeptidase regulatory-like domain-containing protein: MFTYELKRVTAVLGLSFVLLSLGCGKQEYGDLGQATGVVTLNGNPYPGAMVTFTPGKGRPSIAITNEDGSYELVYIRDTKGVVPGEHRVSISTVPPVQPDDYRGPAFKDPLPVRYNKKSELTRTVELGPNTFDFELTSK, from the coding sequence ATGTTCACCTATGAATTGAAGCGTGTCACTGCTGTCCTGGGGTTATCCTTCGTGCTGCTGTCTCTGGGCTGCGGCAAGCAGGAATATGGGGACTTGGGCCAAGCAACCGGCGTTGTCACGCTCAATGGCAATCCCTATCCCGGTGCCATGGTTACATTCACGCCGGGCAAGGGGCGTCCGTCCATTGCGATTACCAATGAGGATGGTTCGTACGAGTTGGTTTACATTCGTGATACGAAAGGGGTTGTGCCTGGCGAACATCGCGTTTCGATAAGTACCGTTCCACCGGTTCAGCCGGACGATTATCGCGGACCGGCGTTCAAGGACCCGCTTCCCGTGCGATACAACAAAAAGAGTGAATTGACTCGAACGGTAGAACTCGGACCTAATACGTTCGACTTTGAGTTAACATCAAAATAG
- a CDS encoding LysE family translocator, translated as MPPIELLPYFLFAMLVISVTPGPDMLGILSYGVGRGRQAGMGFAIGVGLGTLFHTLLAVVGISAVVATSPWAFRFIVYAGASYLIYLGTRALVAPAKGEGMALDAQVPRQSFSEACLRGFLCNALNPKVGLFFLAFLPQFIDSSQPAWSQLLVLGIVFWLWVTLSYSLLGYYSGLVGGWLRGRPSTGQWIDRVTGALFVGLGLHLIFTGQKS; from the coding sequence ATGCCTCCGATTGAATTGCTTCCCTACTTTTTGTTTGCCATGCTGGTGATTAGCGTGACGCCGGGGCCAGATATGTTGGGGATCTTGAGTTACGGGGTCGGTCGCGGTCGACAAGCGGGGATGGGTTTTGCGATTGGTGTCGGCCTGGGTACCCTCTTTCATACACTTCTAGCCGTAGTGGGGATCTCGGCGGTCGTTGCGACGTCGCCGTGGGCGTTCCGATTTATCGTGTACGCTGGAGCTTCGTATTTGATTTACCTGGGCACCCGAGCATTAGTCGCTCCAGCCAAGGGAGAGGGAATGGCATTGGATGCACAAGTTCCCCGCCAAAGCTTTAGTGAGGCTTGCCTGCGGGGCTTTTTGTGCAACGCATTGAACCCCAAGGTGGGGCTCTTCTTTCTGGCATTTCTGCCGCAGTTTATCGACTCTAGCCAGCCGGCTTGGTCGCAGTTGTTGGTGTTGGGGATCGTTTTTTGGTTGTGGGTGACGCTCAGCTATTCCCTTTTGGGGTACTATAGCGGCTTGGTCGGTGGTTGGCTGCGAGGTCGTCCCTCGACTGGTCAGTGGATTGATCGCGTGACCGGTGCCCTGTTTGTGGGGTTAGGCTTGCACTTGATCTTTACCGGGCAGAAGTCGTAG
- a CDS encoding DUF1559 domain-containing protein, translated as MSRYEGSRHGFTLVELLVVIAIIGVLIALLLPAVQQAREAARRIQCTNHQKQLGLALHNYHDTFGKLPYNAVPQSSSTPRQRGPSWLTRLLPFMEQNAAYDQFQFSGDWTMQDGPSPNAAVINQLRVPGYNCPSSPLPVLQTRGTNSNGNVEFQITNYVGITGSYYMGGTTSTVSTSPQDSSYGDSVYNGMIVPVSGKSNAIGLESATDGTSNTMMVSEQSDYFYNASGTKIDRRSSGHWGHTWGNGGGAGTWTANVTTIRYPIATEGGVGNTQHYEVNIPLVSAHPGGVLITLGDASVSFLAETVDFAILTGLADRQDGNVLGEF; from the coding sequence ATGTCTCGCTATGAGGGAAGTCGTCACGGCTTCACGTTGGTTGAGTTGCTGGTGGTGATTGCCATCATCGGTGTCTTGATTGCGTTGTTGCTGCCAGCCGTACAGCAGGCTCGTGAAGCGGCCCGCCGTATTCAGTGCACCAATCACCAGAAGCAACTGGGGTTGGCGTTGCACAATTATCACGACACGTTCGGAAAGCTCCCGTACAACGCTGTTCCGCAAAGCTCTAGCACCCCACGGCAGCGAGGCCCCTCGTGGTTGACTCGATTGCTTCCCTTCATGGAGCAGAATGCCGCGTACGATCAGTTTCAATTTTCCGGCGATTGGACGATGCAGGATGGGCCGAGTCCCAATGCCGCAGTGATCAATCAATTGCGAGTGCCTGGTTACAACTGTCCTTCGAGCCCACTTCCCGTTTTGCAGACGCGAGGAACGAATTCCAACGGTAACGTAGAGTTTCAGATCACCAACTACGTTGGTATTACAGGTTCGTACTACATGGGCGGAACAACAAGCACCGTTTCTACCTCTCCGCAGGACAGCAGTTACGGTGACTCAGTCTACAACGGAATGATTGTGCCAGTGAGTGGAAAGAGTAACGCGATTGGCCTGGAGTCTGCTACAGACGGCACGAGCAATACGATGATGGTAAGTGAGCAAAGTGACTACTTCTACAATGCATCGGGTACCAAGATCGATCGTCGGAGTTCTGGGCATTGGGGGCACACGTGGGGCAACGGCGGAGGAGCCGGAACTTGGACGGCGAATGTCACGACCATTCGGTACCCAATTGCAACCGAAGGGGGTGTTGGAAACACCCAGCACTACGAAGTGAATATTCCACTGGTCTCCGCTCACCCCGGTGGGGTCCTCATCACCTTGGGTGATGCTTCGGTCAGCTTTCTCGCTGAGACCGTTGACTTTGCAATTCTGACAGGTCTTGCCGATCGCCAAGACGGTAACGTTCTCGGCGAATTCTAA
- a CDS encoding methyl-accepting chemotaxis protein, translating into MLKKILFPQYLGLDQEERSLLRLEEQKADAHTNRLFAGLMLLQAIIALGMAIFLTPQTWAGTQSSVHMHVWASAILGFLLGAIPAYLGWYHGENPLTRYVMAVSQAGFSALFIHISGGRTEVHFHVFASLAFLSLYRDPLVLLSATLFTAVDHLVRAVLWPHSIFGLADPALALALEHAAWVVIEDAVLLVGIYSSLRTSNARVREQIANRRQHTVLREAIDQLRPVFDRAAHGDLTVEIPNVQDGLVQSLRTDLSRTIDSWNRVIATFSRSVEGVAASSGHLHGSASTLSSGIQNQGQSLDAILQEVSVLNQSIHSIRENVARTEAVTISASEIAQLGEACLTESENSMKTIEQSADLMIATIGTIQELAKQTNLLALNASIEAARSGEAGRGFAVVAQQVKELACSCDENITKVTQLVQQTREHIQVGVEKSSRTAGQFKEVCSAVQSINTETNEIAKLTASQSDSAQRLQAQVASLQAIQQTTEQNGQQLSNEGDNLAILAKELRNCVHQFQFLEHDKPLENSMAT; encoded by the coding sequence GTGCTTAAGAAGATCCTGTTTCCGCAATACCTTGGGCTTGATCAGGAAGAGCGTTCTCTCTTGCGACTTGAGGAGCAAAAGGCAGATGCCCACACGAATCGCTTGTTCGCAGGGCTCATGCTGCTCCAAGCGATCATCGCACTTGGAATGGCGATTTTCCTTACGCCACAAACGTGGGCTGGAACGCAGTCCAGTGTCCATATGCATGTCTGGGCCTCTGCGATTCTTGGATTCTTGCTGGGCGCAATCCCTGCTTACCTGGGCTGGTATCACGGCGAAAACCCTCTGACGCGTTATGTCATGGCTGTTTCTCAAGCAGGCTTTTCCGCGTTATTTATCCATATCAGTGGCGGTCGCACGGAAGTTCACTTCCATGTTTTTGCTTCCTTGGCATTTCTATCACTTTATCGCGATCCACTTGTTTTGCTTTCAGCCACATTATTCACGGCCGTTGACCACCTGGTACGCGCCGTGCTATGGCCGCACTCGATCTTTGGACTTGCCGATCCGGCTTTGGCTCTGGCTCTCGAACACGCTGCATGGGTGGTCATTGAAGACGCGGTTCTGCTGGTGGGAATTTATTCTTCCTTGAGAACGTCGAACGCACGAGTTCGCGAACAGATCGCGAACCGCCGTCAACATACGGTATTGCGTGAGGCGATCGACCAACTCCGACCGGTGTTCGATCGTGCCGCCCACGGCGATTTGACGGTCGAGATACCAAACGTCCAAGATGGGCTGGTGCAGTCTCTGCGTACGGATCTCAGTCGAACAATCGATTCGTGGAATCGCGTGATTGCTACGTTCAGTCGCAGTGTGGAGGGGGTCGCAGCCAGCTCTGGCCATTTGCATGGCAGCGCATCCACGCTGTCCTCTGGAATCCAGAACCAAGGTCAATCACTCGACGCGATCTTACAAGAAGTGTCTGTCCTGAATCAGTCGATCCACTCGATCCGCGAGAACGTGGCACGTACCGAAGCCGTTACCATCAGCGCCAGTGAGATTGCCCAACTGGGTGAAGCCTGCCTGACGGAATCGGAAAACTCGATGAAGACGATCGAGCAGAGTGCGGATCTGATGATCGCTACGATTGGGACGATCCAGGAACTGGCCAAGCAGACGAACTTGCTGGCATTGAATGCCTCGATTGAAGCGGCACGCTCTGGCGAAGCAGGTCGCGGTTTCGCGGTCGTCGCACAACAGGTCAAAGAGCTCGCTTGTAGCTGCGACGAAAATATCACGAAAGTGACCCAGCTCGTCCAACAGACTCGCGAACACATCCAAGTCGGCGTCGAAAAAAGCAGCCGCACCGCCGGCCAGTTCAAAGAGGTTTGCTCCGCCGTTCAATCGATCAATACTGAAACGAACGAGATCGCTAAGCTGACGGCGTCCCAGTCCGATTCGGCCCAACGATTGCAGGCCCAAGTCGCCAGCCTGCAGGCAATTCAGCAGACTACTGAACAGAACGGACAGCAACTTTCCAACGAAGGAGACAACCTCGCCATTCTGGCCAAGGAACTTCGTAATTGCGTCCATCAGTTCCAGTTTCTGGAGCATGACAAACCGCTGGAAAACTCGATGGCGACCTAA
- a CDS encoding DUF4272 domain-containing protein: MEPETVRRISLTKAKKLGYPVNSDLPLLGDIAIQRTQEELVDRMLCLFTCVACSFGLPKQLGWSWLAQEGLLEKVTPEESLYLRSKDESPVEKFQPHVETIWTLAWLAQVHDTLEFNQTCTNDMVSMFPNLKASASSEAFRSKCQLRSVEEIAPKLDLAYCIHWAIQHETEHQLELPKKPKRLRPYIIINRRHALEWLFCDEPWDEVPMDID, encoded by the coding sequence ATGGAACCTGAGACCGTTCGCAGAATTAGCTTGACCAAGGCCAAGAAGCTGGGCTATCCGGTTAACTCGGACTTGCCGCTGCTGGGCGATATTGCCATTCAGCGAACGCAAGAGGAACTGGTCGATCGCATGTTGTGCCTGTTTACCTGCGTAGCATGTTCTTTCGGTCTTCCCAAGCAGTTGGGGTGGTCATGGCTGGCCCAGGAGGGGCTGCTCGAGAAGGTCACGCCAGAAGAGTCGCTCTATCTGCGAAGCAAGGATGAAAGCCCGGTCGAAAAGTTTCAACCGCATGTCGAGACCATTTGGACTCTGGCCTGGCTTGCTCAGGTTCATGATACCCTCGAGTTCAATCAGACATGCACCAACGATATGGTGTCCATGTTTCCCAACTTGAAGGCCTCGGCCTCGAGCGAAGCTTTTCGCAGTAAATGTCAGTTGCGATCGGTAGAAGAAATCGCACCGAAGCTAGACCTGGCCTACTGCATTCACTGGGCAATCCAGCACGAAACGGAACACCAGCTCGAACTGCCCAAGAAGCCGAAGCGGTTGCGACCGTACATCATCATCAATCGACGGCACGCCTTGGAGTGGCTCTTCTGTGATGAACCCTGGGACGAAGTGCCTATGGATATCGATTAG
- a CDS encoding DUF1559 domain-containing protein → MTHSWNARRGFTLVELLVVIAIIGVLIALLLPAVQQAREAARRIQCNNQLKQLGLAMHNYHDTYLKMPFNACATGAGSTAPSFFVRLLPFIEQGAAYDQLDWSGFNNGTFIADNAGTNEVLVTLRVDGLYCPSSPLPEIDNNFQLTSYTGIGGTAQKWNGTAVVNIDTTKKSQYYNGMVVARGDGSSPINMAAATDGTSNTMMISESSNYFYDANRTKQSANIRTSYGAGGTAGGGAWNGRAWQDNSTAGDFGSAQNVTTIDIDPAFSSNSPYLGGINSPNNGTNPANGAAGEVSIPLNSPHPGGVLTVLTDGSCQFISETVAGQVLVSLANRQDGQVIPEY, encoded by the coding sequence GTGACTCATTCTTGGAATGCCCGCCGGGGTTTTACCCTGGTGGAACTGCTTGTTGTGATTGCCATCATTGGTGTGCTGATCGCATTGCTTCTGCCCGCCGTTCAGCAGGCTCGTGAAGCCGCTCGTCGTATTCAGTGCAACAACCAACTGAAGCAACTCGGCTTGGCAATGCACAACTACCACGACACCTACTTGAAGATGCCTTTCAATGCTTGTGCGACCGGTGCAGGCAGTACGGCACCTTCGTTCTTCGTCCGCCTGCTGCCGTTTATCGAGCAGGGTGCTGCTTACGATCAACTTGATTGGAGCGGTTTTAACAACGGTACTTTCATCGCCGACAACGCTGGAACGAACGAAGTGCTCGTCACGCTGCGTGTTGATGGTCTGTACTGTCCATCCAGCCCACTGCCGGAAATCGACAACAACTTCCAGCTGACCAGCTACACCGGCATCGGTGGTACTGCCCAGAAGTGGAACGGCACTGCCGTGGTCAACATCGACACGACCAAGAAGTCCCAGTACTACAACGGTATGGTTGTGGCCCGTGGTGACGGCTCGAGCCCAATCAACATGGCTGCTGCTACCGACGGTACCAGCAACACCATGATGATCAGCGAAAGCAGCAACTACTTCTACGATGCTAACCGTACTAAGCAGTCGGCCAACATCCGCACCAGCTACGGTGCCGGTGGTACCGCTGGCGGTGGTGCTTGGAACGGTCGTGCATGGCAAGACAACTCGACTGCTGGTGACTTTGGTAGTGCCCAGAATGTCACCACGATTGACATTGACCCTGCTTTCAGCTCCAACTCGCCTTACCTCGGTGGCATCAACTCGCCAAACAATGGTACCAATCCAGCAAACGGTGCCGCCGGTGAAGTTTCCATTCCGCTGAACTCGCCTCACCCAGGCGGTGTACTGACGGTTCTGACCGATGGTTCGTGCCAGTTCATCTCCGAAACGGTTGCTGGCCAAGTGCTTGTCAGCTTGGCAAACCGTCAGGACGGTCAGGTTATTCCTGAGTATTAA
- a CDS encoding DUF1559 domain-containing protein: MKKNSHGFTLVELLVVIAIIGVLIALLLPAVQQAREAARRIQCTNHQKQLGLALHNYHDTFLNLPHNAVPQDSSGSMQRGCSWLIRLLPFVEQSAAYDQIVFSGDFSMQDGPSPNSVVLGQLRVPGFNCPSSPLPELETQNTNANGAVELQLVNYVGITGSYWRGGTTNVVSTSPQDNTSYGTSVYSGMIVPVNTKSRSIGLKNATDGTSNVIMVSEQSDYFYDASGNKVNRRSCGHAGRSWYGGDGTTDSTYAWTANVTTIRYPIATTGGTGNGANYHANIPLISAHPGGVLVTLGDASVRFLPETVDFSILTGLADRQDGAVLGSF, from the coding sequence ATGAAGAAGAACTCCCACGGATTTACGCTTGTTGAACTGTTGGTGGTGATTGCCATCATCGGTGTTCTTATTGCCTTGTTGCTTCCCGCGGTACAGCAAGCACGAGAAGCTGCTCGGCGGATTCAGTGCACCAATCATCAAAAGCAGCTTGGCCTGGCCCTGCACAACTACCACGATACATTTTTGAATCTTCCACATAACGCGGTGCCGCAAGATAGTTCTGGCAGCATGCAACGAGGGTGCTCGTGGTTGATTCGACTGCTTCCATTCGTCGAACAGTCTGCTGCCTATGATCAAATCGTTTTCAGTGGCGACTTTTCGATGCAGGATGGTCCTAGTCCGAATTCGGTTGTTCTAGGGCAGCTGCGAGTTCCCGGGTTCAATTGCCCGTCTAGCCCACTGCCGGAATTGGAAACTCAGAACACGAACGCCAATGGTGCCGTGGAGTTGCAGCTAGTGAACTACGTAGGGATTACTGGTTCGTATTGGCGAGGCGGAACGACCAATGTCGTTTCAACGTCTCCGCAAGATAACACCAGCTACGGCACTTCCGTTTACAGCGGCATGATTGTTCCGGTGAACACGAAGAGTCGCTCGATTGGTTTGAAGAATGCCACCGACGGGACGTCCAACGTGATAATGGTGAGCGAACAGAGTGACTACTTCTACGATGCCAGCGGTAACAAAGTCAATCGTCGAAGCTGTGGCCACGCAGGCCGCTCTTGGTATGGCGGTGACGGAACCACGGACAGCACGTATGCCTGGACAGCGAACGTTACGACCATTCGCTATCCGATCGCCACTACCGGAGGCACAGGCAACGGCGCGAACTATCACGCGAACATTCCGCTAATCTCCGCTCACCCAGGCGGCGTGCTGGTCACCTTGGGTGATGCTTCGGTACGCTTTCTGCCCGAAACCGTTGACTTCTCGATCTTGACCGGCCTGGCCGATCGACAAGATGGGGCGGTTCTTGGTTCGTTCTAA
- a CDS encoding M48 family metallopeptidase: MQHDVTSLGFVKTYVYPALALFLVPLACLVFYEYVQSSYDQEFLDAAIAEINADATLTPEEKAQSIEGARNLPLSWLLVIDDPEVAVWRAQLPTEYLYYNLSLIWAIRISWFCILAGIGAFMLTGFMVILSLGSQWMQYYSLLLGWYTLRIFCTLEVIAQALLVFSLSFWIPAFFFNIFIVKLLFIIGFIGICAVGAVIAAIFKKVDNDFVIEGEEITREMAPALWYDLERLSNSMETAPPDHVIAGIDDNFFVTQMPVQVAGHEDQEPRTITGRTLFVSLSLLKKLPHQEADAVLLHELAHFSGNDTTYTQKIAPLLSRYGHYLQGLYDGGISRPVFYFAVMFRALYELSLGKLSRQREFRADRLASEKTSPESMAHALLRITAYSQYRHELEQEFFEAEEAHEQVNLSQRIDGGFQNFATAFVDKRDVGQLATAHPFDSHPPLQQRLEALGFRASADAMRDALYDDSLGPWFEKIDGAETLERAQWNQYEERFRQFHEQILAYRYIPSNETEQELVEKFFPPVERTAAKDRAVRFDFEKVVYEDWDQPLYYREIEGITLETEWGTRLDIVVKRDGKSKTLKLPVSKKQNEQQELIGTMEQYYGRAATAIAYQASLAQIDNPSPDESLSNETFSIE; this comes from the coding sequence ATGCAACATGACGTCACTAGCCTCGGGTTCGTCAAAACGTACGTCTATCCAGCACTCGCTCTCTTCTTAGTTCCACTGGCTTGTCTTGTATTCTACGAATACGTCCAGTCGAGCTACGATCAAGAGTTTCTTGACGCCGCGATCGCTGAAATCAATGCGGACGCAACGCTAACCCCCGAGGAGAAAGCGCAGAGCATCGAGGGTGCCCGGAACCTTCCCCTTTCATGGCTATTAGTCATTGACGACCCCGAAGTTGCCGTCTGGCGAGCGCAACTTCCGACGGAATACCTCTACTACAATCTGTCTCTCATTTGGGCGATTCGCATCTCTTGGTTCTGCATTCTGGCCGGCATCGGGGCGTTCATGCTGACAGGATTCATGGTCATTCTTTCACTTGGATCTCAATGGATGCAGTATTACAGCTTGCTCCTGGGCTGGTATACGTTGCGAATATTCTGCACGCTGGAAGTGATTGCCCAGGCCCTGCTCGTCTTCTCACTGTCCTTCTGGATCCCGGCCTTCTTCTTCAATATTTTCATCGTCAAATTGCTGTTCATCATCGGCTTCATTGGAATTTGTGCGGTCGGTGCGGTGATCGCTGCGATCTTCAAGAAGGTCGACAATGACTTTGTGATTGAAGGGGAAGAAATCACCCGCGAGATGGCACCGGCACTGTGGTACGACCTGGAGCGACTGAGCAACTCGATGGAAACGGCTCCGCCAGACCATGTCATCGCAGGTATCGACGACAACTTCTTCGTCACCCAGATGCCGGTTCAAGTTGCCGGGCATGAAGATCAAGAGCCACGCACCATCACGGGCCGAACACTCTTTGTCAGTCTTTCGCTGCTGAAGAAATTACCCCACCAGGAAGCAGACGCCGTGCTGCTGCACGAGTTGGCCCACTTCAGCGGAAACGACACCACCTACACGCAAAAGATCGCTCCTCTGTTGTCGCGATACGGCCATTATCTGCAAGGGCTTTATGACGGAGGCATTTCGCGACCGGTCTTCTACTTTGCTGTCATGTTTCGGGCGCTGTACGAGTTATCGCTGGGCAAACTGAGCCGACAGCGCGAGTTCAGGGCGGATCGCCTTGCCTCCGAGAAGACTTCCCCCGAGTCGATGGCACATGCCCTGCTTCGCATTACGGCCTATTCTCAATATCGCCACGAACTAGAGCAGGAGTTCTTCGAGGCCGAAGAAGCCCATGAGCAAGTGAATCTCTCGCAGCGTATCGACGGAGGCTTCCAAAACTTTGCCACCGCGTTCGTCGACAAGCGAGACGTCGGCCAACTGGCAACAGCACATCCCTTCGACTCGCACCCACCTCTTCAACAACGATTGGAAGCCCTCGGTTTTCGTGCATCTGCCGACGCGATGCGGGACGCGCTGTACGACGATTCGCTTGGCCCCTGGTTCGAGAAGATTGACGGGGCCGAAACGTTAGAGCGTGCTCAGTGGAACCAATACGAAGAACGCTTCCGCCAATTCCACGAGCAAATCCTGGCCTATCGCTATATCCCATCGAATGAGACAGAGCAGGAACTTGTGGAGAAGTTCTTCCCCCCTGTCGAGCGAACTGCCGCCAAAGACCGCGCGGTCCGTTTTGACTTCGAGAAAGTTGTCTACGAAGACTGGGACCAGCCCTTGTACTATCGCGAGATCGAAGGGATCACCCTCGAAACGGAATGGGGAACGCGGCTTGATATCGTGGTGAAGCGTGACGGCAAGAGCAAGACCCTCAAGCTGCCAGTGAGCAAGAAGCAAAATGAACAGCAAGAATTGATCGGGACCATGGAGCAGTATTATGGTCGGGCCGCTACGGCAATCGCTTACCAGGCAAGCCTGGCGCAGATAGACAATCCTTCTCCCGATGAATCGCTGAGCAACGAGACCTTTTCGATCGAATGA